In Motilibacter aurantiacus, one genomic interval encodes:
- a CDS encoding sugar phosphate isomerase/epimerase family protein, whose amino-acid sequence MPLRFAYNTNGLAHHRLDDALRLLADTGYDGVALTLDHHHLDPLAPDAEDAARTLRARLDGLGLAVMVETGARFLLDPRDKHEPTFVTADPAGRARRAEFLERAVDLAAVLGAETVSFWAGVPKPGVDRTAAWDWLVEGVGRVARHAAGRGVPLSFEPEPGMLVEHAGEWERLRDALDPGLPPLRLALDTGHCLVTGSLSPQEAVRRYASQLGTVAVEDMRRGVHEHLAWGEGDMDVPAVLAALDAAGYDRLVTVELSRDSHRAHELVPRTIAYLRASAP is encoded by the coding sequence GTGCCCCTTCGCTTCGCGTACAACACCAACGGCCTCGCCCACCACCGGCTCGACGACGCCCTCCGACTGCTCGCGGACACCGGGTACGACGGGGTGGCCCTCACCCTGGACCACCACCACCTGGACCCGCTCGCCCCCGACGCCGAGGACGCCGCCCGCACGCTGCGCGCCCGGCTCGACGGGCTGGGCCTGGCGGTCATGGTCGAGACCGGCGCCCGGTTCCTGCTCGACCCGCGCGACAAGCACGAGCCCACCTTCGTGACCGCGGACCCCGCGGGGCGGGCCCGCCGGGCCGAGTTCCTCGAGCGCGCCGTCGACCTGGCGGCCGTGCTCGGCGCGGAGACGGTGTCCTTCTGGGCCGGGGTGCCGAAGCCGGGGGTGGACCGCACGGCCGCCTGGGACTGGCTCGTCGAGGGCGTGGGCCGGGTCGCGCGCCACGCGGCGGGGCGCGGCGTCCCGCTGTCGTTCGAGCCCGAGCCCGGCATGCTGGTCGAGCACGCCGGCGAGTGGGAGCGGCTGCGCGACGCCCTCGACCCCGGGCTGCCGCCGCTGCGGCTGGCGCTGGACACGGGGCACTGCCTGGTGACCGGGTCCCTGTCGCCGCAGGAGGCGGTTCGGCGCTACGCGAGCCAGCTCGGCACCGTGGCCGTCGAGGACATGCGGCGCGGGGTGCACGAGCACCTGGCCTGGGGCGAGGGCGACATGGACGTCCCGGCCGTGCTCGCCGCCCTGGATGCCGCGGGCTACGACCGGCTCGTCACCGTCGAGCTGTCCCGGGACAGCCACCGGGCGCACGAGCTCGTGCCGCGCACGATCGCGTACCTGCGTGCGTCCGCTCCCTGA